In the candidate division WOR-3 bacterium genome, GGGCCTGACCCACCGAACAGAACTCACCCTGGCTGAAGGGTCGACCTTGAGACTTTCCAGTAGCAACCGAATCTGATCCCGCACGCGGTCAGAAATCTCGACCGCGACGAAGGCTCTCACGCCGGAAAACCCTCTATCAAGGCACCAGTGCCCGAGATTCGGTTCGGCTGTCGTATCCGGAACTCAGCACTTCCATGACGAGCGCCAGCGCTGCCGCTGCCGCCCGTCTCCTTATAGTCTTCCTATCGCCCTTGAATCTGAATGCCTGACTTCTTACCTCTGCTCTCAGGCTCTTATCTCTTGGTCTTCCCGTACCGAAACCTGCTTTCGGCCTTCTGCGTTCCGGCTGCTGACTCCTGCTGGCCCCTGCTGCAATCGCAATATACACAAGCCCGACTGGCTTTTTCCTGGTGCCGCCTCCGGGCCCAGCAATGCCGGTGACAGCAACCCCGATATCTGCGCCGGTGCGATTGCGTACGCCTTCCGCCATTTCTGTGGCCGTCTGCGCACTCACCGCGCCGTAGCGTTTGAGCGTGGCCCGCCGGACTCCCAAGAGGCGTACCTTCACTTCATTCGAGTACGCCACAACTCCGCCGCAGTAGTAATGCGAGCTGCCGGGCACGTCGGTAACGAGACTGCCGACTAGACCACCGGTGCACGACTCGGCGGTAGCCAAGGTCAGACCGCGTTCCCGGAGCAGACGGCCGAGGCCTGACCAGCCGGACCGGTGTGACCAGAAGGACTTCATCTCAAGAACAGTAGGCCGACCGCGGGCCAGAGCCGGACCGTAAGCCACAGAAGCGCACGCAGGGCGATGTTGGCGCAGATGCCGGCCAAAACGTCGTCTATCATCACGCCCCAACCGCCGGGCAGCCGCTGGGACCGGTGGATGAAAGGCAACTTGACGATGTCAAAGAAACGCCAGAGAAAGAACCCGGGGACGAGCCCCCAGACTGAAACCGGAATCAGAAAGAAGGTGATGAGCGTACCGGCAATCTCGTCTATCGTTACCCGACCAGGGTCAGTACCCCAGACCTTCTCCAGCGCCGTCGCTACTGGCACCCCGACGAAGAACACCACCAGCACGGACAAGACGTGCCAGAGCGGCCTGGGGGCAAGAAAGTAAGCCGCCGGCAGGACGAAAAGACTGGTAACCGTAGCTGGCGCTATCGGGAAATAGCCCGTGAACAGGCCGGAGCCGACCAGAGCCTGAAGGAAGAACCAGCGCGACCGCCCTGAAACCACCGACACAGAGTCGGACCTGTCCGACACGGTCGCGACGGCCTCTACCGCCGCTGCTTCGAGGGGAACCTCTGCTCCCACTCCACCACGAAATTCGCCACGACGAATACCGAGGAATAGGTCCCCACGACTATTCCTACCGTCATTACGAAGGCGAAGTCCCTGATGGCCGCGGCACCGAGTAACAGCAGCGACAGCGTGACAAAAAGTGTGGTAAGCCCGGTAACGATGGTGCGGGTCAGCACCTGGTTTGTGGCCAAGTTCACAAGGTCGGCGAACTTCTCCCTACGCATCTTCTTGATGTCTTCGCGGATGCGGTCGGACACAACGATGGTGTCGTTGACTGAGTAGCCGATCATCGTAAGTAGCGCCGCAATGGTGGTTATCGTCATCTCGCGGTTGAAAAGAGCCACCAAACCCAGGGTTATCACGGTATCGTGGATGAGCGCCAGGACTGCGCCAGTTCCAAATCTCAGGTCAAAACGAAAGCTCACGTAGATGAGGATGCCGATCATTCCGATGATTACGGCCAGGAGTACCTTACCCTGCAGTTCCTTAGAGATATGCGGCCCAACCGTTTCCTCGCGCAGAATCTCAAAGCTGTTGCCTGTGAGAGTCTGCTCAAACTGACGTCGCACTCGTTCGGACAGCCCTGTGCTGACCGAGCCAGCCTTTGGCTTCACGCGGATGAGGAAATCGCCGAATTCATCCCGCTGGATGGCCGCACCCGCCTCGCCTGCGGCAGCGAGCGCACCGCGCACCGCATCCGTGGAAACAGGTCGCTCGAAGCGCACTTGTAGTAGTGAACCCCCAGTGAAATCCACGCCGTAGTTGAACCCGCCCTTCAGCACGATGACGGCCACGCTGGCCAGTACCAGGATACCGGAAATCACAAAGAACAACCTGCGCCGGGCAACGAACTGGATATTGGTCTCGCCGATGAGTCTCATTGCTATATCCTCAGCTTCCTGACCTCAAACCTTGCCAGCCACCAGTCGAAGATGAACCTTGTCAAGAATACGGCGGTGATAACGTTAATGACCAGACCTGAGATCAGGGTAATCGCGAATCCGCGTATC is a window encoding:
- a CDS encoding phosphatidylglycerophosphatase A; its protein translation is MSVVSGRSRWFFLQALVGSGLFTGYFPIAPATVTSLFVLPAAYFLAPRPLWHVLSVLVVFFVGVPVATALEKVWGTDPGRVTIDEIAGTLITFFLIPVSVWGLVPGFFLWRFFDIVKLPFIHRSQRLPGGWGVMIDDVLAGICANIALRALLWLTVRLWPAVGLLFLR
- the secF gene encoding protein translocase subunit SecF — protein: MRLIGETNIQFVARRRLFFVISGILVLASVAVIVLKGGFNYGVDFTGGSLLQVRFERPVSTDAVRGALAAAGEAGAAIQRDEFGDFLIRVKPKAGSVSTGLSERVRRQFEQTLTGNSFEILREETVGPHISKELQGKVLLAVIIGMIGILIYVSFRFDLRFGTGAVLALIHDTVITLGLVALFNREMTITTIAALLTMIGYSVNDTIVVSDRIREDIKKMRREKFADLVNLATNQVLTRTIVTGLTTLFVTLSLLLLGAAAIRDFAFVMTVGIVVGTYSSVFVVANFVVEWEQRFPSKQRR